AGCAGCTGTTCCTGATCAGCCTTGTCCAGGGTATCAAGTCCTGTGATGGCTTCGTGTTCCCGGCCCTTAAATTCGAATTGCTTAAGATCGACATCACGCATAGACATATATCTCCTCACCCGAATCGAGCGGGGTTAGTTCAGGCACTTCACGCATTCCTGGTAACCATATTCCTGAATATGCTCCAGGATGTCCCGGGGACGAGCTTCGCAGCAAAGATGTCCGTTGTAGAGCACCTGGCCGCGATCAGCATTCACGTAATCCAAAATGTATCCGGTATGCGTAATGATCAACCCGGAAGTCCTACGCTTTTGCATCTTCTGTTCCTTCATGCTCAAATCCGCCCGGGGCTGCACATCCCCATCCAAGATGGAGCGGGCCACCTTGCCCACCAGTTGCATATTTTCCAAGTCTACACCGGATTCCGGCTCGTCGAAAAGTACCAGCCGAGGATTTTGGGCCATGAGTTGGAGCAATTCGGAACGCTTGATCTCTCCACCGGAAAATCCCGCATTGATATCGCGCTCCAAAAAATGATCAAAGTTCACTTTGCGGGCCATTTCATCCACATCCACTTCATGCCCGCGGGCACACATCTGCACCAGATGGCGGGTGCGCAGGCCATGGATGGTAGGCGGACGCTGGAAGGACATCCCAATCCCCAGCCGCGCACGTTCATACGTCGGCGCGTAGGTCACGTCCTCACCGTTAAAGAATATGCGTCCCTTGGTCACCTCATATCCTGAAAACCCCATCAGGGTCATAAGCAACGACGTTTTGCCGGAACCGTTGGGCCCGAAGAGAATGAAGGTCTCTCCTTCGTTGATCTCCAGGTCGATGCCCTTGAGCACCTCCCGCCCGTCGATTTCAACATGCAGATTTTCGATCTTGAGCATCGGATTCCTCACTTATATTGACATTCAACGAGCCGGGTTTATTACTTGACACAGCTCGGCAAGTCCAGCCGCAAACGCGGCGCTTCA
The sequence above is a segment of the Paucidesulfovibrio gracilis DSM 16080 genome. Coding sequences within it:
- a CDS encoding ABC transporter ATP-binding protein, which encodes MLKIENLHVEIDGREVLKGIDLEINEGETFILFGPNGSGKTSLLMTLMGFSGYEVTKGRIFFNGEDVTYAPTYERARLGIGMSFQRPPTIHGLRTRHLVQMCARGHEVDVDEMARKVNFDHFLERDINAGFSGGEIKRSELLQLMAQNPRLVLFDEPESGVDLENMQLVGKVARSILDGDVQPRADLSMKEQKMQKRRTSGLIITHTGYILDYVNADRGQVLYNGHLCCEARPRDILEHIQEYGYQECVKCLN